The Lutibacter profundi genome includes a region encoding these proteins:
- a CDS encoding IS4 family transposase — protein MNKSTHFSGTPIIKQILKYIPQEDITRTAKTYNSDRYYKKFKTYDHLVTMLYATMSGVSSLRELSTVLLACEGRISHLNLKHFPKRSTLSDANRKRTSEVFGAIYSKLLQRYAPFLSDSSPLKPTIKNLKIVDSTTISLFSDILKGVGRNPLNGKKKGGIKMHTMINALEDVPCLIRFSSAATHDHTFLKELNLEKDSFVVFDKAYNDYLQYLEWTLNDIYFVTRQKDNAVYKSIKEFDLADKTSDAVLKDELILIKKDDTSIQIRRVAYWDATQEKVYEFITNNVEISPDQVADIYKHRWQIETMFKRLKQNFPLKYFLGDNQNAIEIQIWSALIIQLIILVIQRKIKRKWAYSNMISVMRFHLMTYIDLFKFLENPNKQWWELTSKPPDIQLQLFK, from the coding sequence ATGAACAAAAGTACACACTTTAGCGGAACTCCCATAATTAAACAAATTTTAAAGTATATCCCACAAGAAGATATTACTCGGACAGCCAAAACCTATAATAGCGACAGATATTATAAAAAGTTCAAAACCTACGACCATTTAGTCACGATGCTATATGCCACAATGAGCGGAGTATCCTCACTTAGAGAGTTGTCGACCGTTTTATTAGCCTGTGAAGGACGTATCAGTCATTTAAACCTAAAACATTTTCCAAAACGAAGTACATTATCAGATGCCAACAGGAAGAGAACCAGTGAAGTCTTTGGCGCAATTTATTCAAAACTATTGCAACGCTATGCTCCGTTTTTATCGGACAGCAGTCCATTAAAACCAACAATAAAGAATTTAAAAATTGTAGATTCTACCACAATCAGCCTATTTAGTGATATTTTAAAAGGAGTTGGTCGTAATCCTCTTAATGGCAAAAAGAAAGGAGGTATCAAGATGCACACAATGATAAATGCTTTGGAAGATGTACCTTGTCTGATACGTTTTAGCAGTGCTGCTACTCACGACCACACCTTTTTAAAAGAGTTAAATTTAGAGAAAGATTCTTTTGTAGTTTTTGATAAAGCATACAATGATTATCTCCAATATTTAGAGTGGACTTTAAATGATATTTACTTTGTAACTCGCCAAAAAGACAATGCTGTCTATAAAAGCATTAAAGAATTTGATTTAGCAGACAAAACAAGTGATGCAGTGCTAAAAGATGAACTTATATTGATAAAAAAAGACGATACATCTATTCAAATAAGAAGAGTTGCTTATTGGGATGCTACACAAGAAAAAGTGTATGAGTTTATCACCAATAATGTAGAAATATCTCCAGACCAAGTAGCCGATATATACAAACACAGATGGCAGATTGAAACAATGTTTAAAAGACTTAAGCAGAACTTCCCTCTTAAATATTTTCTTGGAGATAATCAAAATGCAATAGAAATTCAGATATGGTCAGCATTAATTATTCAACTCATTATACTAGTTATTCAACGAAAAATCAAACGGAAATGGGCATATTCAAATATGATTTCTGTGATGAGATTTCATCTGATGACCTACATTGATCTGTTTAAATTTCTCGAAAATCCAAACAAACAATGGTGGGAACTAACATCTAAACCTCCAGATATACAACTGCAACTTTTTAAGTAA
- a CDS encoding Na+/H+ antiporter NhaC family protein, with product MTDYGFLSILPPVIAIIFALRTKQVYIALFFGIWFSWIIMSDWNILTGTLATIEGLVNVFKSAGNTRTIMFSALVGALLLFIQYSRGVEGFVNKLHVLIVYFENKKAGYSRVIVQLLAMFTGIILFVETSISSLTVGTLYRPVFDKLKIPREKLAYIADSSSAPTSILIPFNAWGAFIMGLLITQGIEHPFATLIATIKYNFYPIIALLILAFVIVSKKDIGPMKKAEKRTKETGKLMNEGAKPMLSDTVTSFPPKEGVKAKAYNMVIPLATMVFMMPINLVYTGWSSVENASSFANHISQAIGKGSGSSSVLYAVIAAIFVAMVLYRAQGIMKMKEMVDLVLKGISELMPLALLMMLAFAIGEACNQLGTGLYIANVSKDWLSPELLPAIVFVISSFIAFSTGTSWGTFAIMLAISLPMATIHGSETNLVIAATLGGGVFGDHCSPISDTSIISSMSSASDHIDHVKTQLPYALIGGAISTILYVIMGYIV from the coding sequence ATGACTGATTATGGGTTTTTGTCAATTCTTCCACCTGTTATAGCTATTATTTTTGCACTAAGAACCAAACAAGTTTACATAGCTTTGTTTTTTGGAATTTGGTTCTCATGGATTATAATGAGTGATTGGAATATTTTAACAGGTACTTTAGCTACAATTGAAGGGTTAGTTAATGTTTTTAAATCAGCAGGAAATACAAGAACCATTATGTTTAGTGCTTTGGTTGGAGCTTTGCTTCTGTTTATTCAATACTCTAGAGGAGTTGAAGGATTTGTAAATAAATTACATGTTTTAATAGTATATTTTGAAAATAAAAAAGCTGGTTATAGTAGGGTTATAGTGCAATTGTTGGCCATGTTTACGGGAATAATTTTATTTGTTGAAACCAGTATTAGTTCACTTACAGTAGGTACACTATACAGACCTGTTTTTGATAAGTTAAAAATACCTAGAGAAAAACTAGCCTATATTGCAGACTCTAGTTCTGCTCCAACATCTATTCTTATTCCATTTAATGCTTGGGGAGCTTTTATTATGGGATTATTAATAACCCAAGGAATTGAACATCCTTTTGCTACATTAATAGCAACTATTAAATATAATTTCTACCCTATAATAGCCTTATTAATTTTAGCTTTTGTAATAGTTTCTAAAAAAGATATTGGGCCTATGAAAAAGGCTGAAAAAAGAACCAAAGAAACGGGGAAATTAATGAATGAAGGCGCTAAACCAATGCTATCAGATACGGTAACATCGTTCCCGCCAAAAGAAGGAGTTAAAGCCAAAGCTTACAATATGGTTATTCCTTTAGCAACAATGGTTTTTATGATGCCAATTAATTTAGTCTATACGGGATGGAGTAGTGTAGAAAACGCTAGTTCTTTTGCAAATCATATTTCTCAAGCTATTGGGAAGGGATCTGGGTCTTCTTCTGTGTTGTATGCAGTAATTGCAGCAATTTTTGTTGCCATGGTTTTATATAGAGCTCAAGGAATAATGAAAATGAAAGAGATGGTAGATTTAGTGTTAAAAGGAATTAGTGAACTAATGCCTTTAGCCTTATTAATGATGCTTGCTTTTGCGATTGGAGAAGCTTGTAATCAATTAGGAACAGGCCTTTATATTGCGAATGTTTCTAAAGATTGGTTATCACCCGAATTATTGCCTGCTATTGTTTTTGTGATTAGTTCTTTTATAGCTTTTTCTACAGGAACTTCCTGGGGTACATTTGCTATTATGCTGGCAATTTCCTTACCAATGGCAACCATACACGGTTCCGAAACAAATTTAGTAATTGCAGCAACACTTGGTGGAGGTGTATTTGGAGACCATTGTTCTCCTATTTCAGATACATCAATAATTTCGTCTATGTCATCGGCAAGTGACCATATAGATCACGTAAAAACGCAATTGCCTTATGCGTTAATTGGAGGTGCTATAAGTACTATTTTGTATGTTATTATGGGTTATATTGTTTAA
- a CDS encoding APC family permease encodes MKNSKLKEQKLSLIGSISLGTGVMIGAGIFVLMGQIAELVGDLFPLAFVAGAIIVGFSSYSYVKFSNAYPSSGGVVKFLSKSYGPGTTTGTFSLLMYVSMVVSESLVAGTFGAYTLRLFPEGYAGYASVLGVLLIAFAYIINISGNKVIESFATFTAILKVIGITVLAISGLLISGLPNITGSYIAESSVNVPKGFGFVAALALSVLAYKGFTTITNQGGDVVNPHKNIGKSIIISIIICTFIYVTLSLSVAGGLSISEIIKAKDYALAAAAKPVFGELGSLLTIMLAIIATVSGVIASVYSASRMLKMLSNMKQVPNLNKLGNAKSPALIFTVSLAILLTILFDLTRIASIGAIFYLIMDIAIHWGLIWHLKNKIKFNPIIPILAIVVDVIVLGAFIYIKFLNDPFVLVIAFIGIILVILGERLFMKSHTDSEGKMHMGMDDE; translated from the coding sequence ATGAAAAACAGTAAACTAAAAGAACAAAAACTCTCCTTAATTGGTTCTATATCTTTGGGAACAGGAGTAATGATTGGTGCCGGAATTTTTGTTCTTATGGGGCAAATAGCTGAATTGGTAGGCGATTTATTTCCTCTAGCTTTTGTAGCAGGAGCTATAATAGTTGGCTTTAGCTCTTATTCTTACGTTAAGTTTTCTAACGCCTATCCGTCGTCTGGAGGTGTCGTTAAATTTTTATCAAAATCTTATGGGCCAGGAACTACAACGGGCACATTTTCATTGTTAATGTATGTTTCAATGGTTGTTTCTGAGAGCTTAGTTGCCGGTACTTTTGGTGCCTATACGCTACGCCTTTTCCCTGAAGGGTATGCTGGATATGCTTCTGTTTTGGGAGTGCTATTAATTGCTTTTGCTTATATTATAAATATCTCAGGAAACAAGGTAATTGAATCATTTGCTACTTTTACGGCTATTCTAAAAGTTATTGGAATTACAGTTTTGGCAATTTCAGGACTTCTTATTTCGGGATTGCCAAACATTACTGGCTCTTATATTGCTGAATCAAGTGTTAATGTACCTAAAGGATTTGGTTTTGTAGCTGCATTAGCACTATCAGTTCTTGCTTATAAAGGATTTACAACAATTACAAATCAAGGAGGAGATGTTGTGAATCCACATAAAAACATTGGGAAATCTATTATTATTTCAATTATAATATGCACTTTTATATATGTTACTTTATCATTATCTGTCGCTGGTGGATTAAGTATCTCAGAGATTATTAAAGCTAAAGATTATGCCTTGGCAGCAGCAGCTAAACCTGTATTTGGTGAGTTGGGCTCTCTATTAACCATTATGCTAGCTATTATTGCCACAGTCTCTGGTGTTATAGCAAGTGTGTATTCTGCTTCAAGAATGTTAAAAATGTTAAGTAACATGAAACAAGTTCCTAATCTAAATAAATTAGGAAACGCTAAATCTCCAGCACTAATTTTCACCGTTTCATTGGCTATTCTTTTAACCATTTTATTTGACCTTACTCGAATTGCGTCTATTGGAGCTATTTTTTATCTAATTATGGATATAGCTATTCACTGGGGATTGATTTGGCATTTAAAAAATAAAATTAAATTTAATCCAATTATACCAATCCTTGCAATAGTGGTAGATGTAATTGTGTTGGGGGCGTTTATTTATATAAAATTTTTAAATGATCCGTTTGTTCTTGTAATTGCCTTCATTGGAATAATTTTAGTGATTTTAGGAGAACGTCTTTTTATGAAATCACACACAGATAGCGAAGGAAAAATGCATATGGGAATGGATGATGAATAG
- a CDS encoding OsmC family protein: MTNKIEVSWKGNMLFESVAPEGSVLIDADEAVGGQGKGLRPKALMLTSLAGCTSMDVISLLKKMRAEVADFKVEVIANLTDEHPKFYDKVHVVYYFYGSDFKKDKIEKSVKLSVERYCGVMEMFRKFSEITTEIKYIEQ, from the coding sequence ATGACAAATAAAATAGAAGTTAGTTGGAAAGGCAATATGCTTTTTGAATCTGTTGCTCCTGAAGGAAGTGTATTAATTGATGCTGATGAAGCAGTTGGCGGACAAGGAAAAGGGTTGCGCCCAAAAGCTTTAATGTTAACATCATTGGCTGGTTGTACATCTATGGATGTAATTTCTTTGCTTAAAAAAATGCGTGCTGAAGTGGCCGACTTTAAAGTTGAAGTAATTGCTAATTTAACAGATGAACACCCTAAATTTTACGATAAAGTTCATGTAGTTTATTATTTTTACGGAAGTGATTTCAAAAAAGATAAAATAGAAAAATCTGTAAAACTTTCTGTTGAACGTTATTGTGGAGTTATGGAAATGTTTCGTAAATTTTCAGAAATAACAACAGAAATTAAATATATTGAACAATAA
- a CDS encoding NYN domain-containing protein, translating to MIKDIKLAVLIDGDNIPSKYIKEMMEEIAKYGTPTIKRIYGDWTKPHLSKWKNILLENAITPIQQYGYTTGKNATDSAMIIDAMDILYSEKVNGFCLVSSDSDFTKLATRLREAGHVVYGIGEKKTPNPFIVACDKFIYLEILEIEEDNQEGKRTSKKLNIDKITPKVIRLLSNSVADAADEDGWAFMGDVGSLILKKQPNFDARNFGFEKLTPLFKSLKEFEIEQRERSNKRFKLIYVRNK from the coding sequence ATGATAAAAGATATAAAATTAGCAGTGCTTATTGATGGTGATAACATTCCTTCAAAATATATTAAAGAGATGATGGAAGAAATTGCAAAATATGGCACACCTACCATAAAACGTATTTATGGAGATTGGACGAAACCACATTTGTCTAAATGGAAAAATATATTGTTAGAAAATGCGATAACGCCCATTCAGCAATATGGTTATACTACCGGCAAGAACGCCACAGATTCAGCGATGATTATTGATGCCATGGACATTTTATACTCAGAGAAAGTAAATGGTTTTTGCTTGGTTTCATCAGATAGTGATTTTACTAAATTAGCAACACGACTAAGAGAAGCAGGTCATGTTGTTTATGGTATTGGGGAAAAGAAAACACCAAACCCATTTATTGTTGCTTGTGATAAATTTATTTATTTAGAAATTTTAGAAATTGAAGAGGACAATCAAGAGGGTAAAAGAACATCGAAAAAATTAAATATTGATAAAATTACACCAAAAGTAATTCGTTTGCTTTCTAACTCTGTAGCTGATGCAGCCGATGAGGATGGTTGGGCTTTTATGGGAGATGTAGGCTCTTTAATTTTAAAAAAACAGCCTAATTTTGATGCACGTAACTTTGGATTTGAAAAATTAACACCTTTATTCAAATCGTTAAAGGAATTTGAGATAGAACAAAGAGAAAGATCTAATAAACGGTTTAAACTAATTTACGTTAGAAATAAATAA
- a CDS encoding class I SAM-dependent DNA methyltransferase produces the protein MSIEKAYNSWAAQYDSNENKTRELDKIVTISTLSNYKFSTVIELGCGTGKNTLWLLKKAQKIIGLDFSQEMLKKAKEKIKNSNVVFKNADITKPWDIENEFANLITSNLTLEHIKNLDFIFNQAFKKLKPNGVFFISELHPFKQYSGSKARFESENGTVALEVYTHHISEYLNSAKKYNFKLIEINEWFDQSSKNEIPRLISFIFKK, from the coding sequence ATGAGTATAGAAAAAGCATACAATTCCTGGGCTGCACAATATGATAGTAACGAAAATAAAACGAGAGAGTTAGATAAAATAGTTACTATTTCTACACTGTCAAACTATAAATTTAGTACTGTTATAGAATTAGGTTGCGGAACAGGGAAAAACACTTTGTGGTTACTAAAAAAAGCTCAAAAAATTATTGGGTTAGATTTTTCTCAAGAAATGTTGAAAAAAGCCAAAGAAAAAATTAAAAATTCGAATGTAGTTTTTAAAAATGCTGACATCACAAAACCTTGGGATATAGAAAATGAATTTGCCAATTTGATAACCTCTAATTTAACGTTGGAACATATTAAAAATTTAGATTTTATTTTCAATCAAGCTTTTAAAAAATTAAAGCCCAATGGTGTGTTTTTCATCAGTGAACTACACCCTTTTAAACAATATAGTGGAAGCAAAGCAAGATTTGAATCTGAAAACGGAACTGTAGCATTAGAAGTTTACACACATCATATTTCTGAATATTTAAATAGTGCTAAAAAATATAATTTTAAACTCATTGAAATAAATGAGTGGTTTGACCAATCTAGCAAAAATGAAATACCAAGACTTATCTCATTTATTTTTAAGAAATAA
- a CDS encoding endonuclease: MKRFSLIFAFFLITSSAIFSQENYQIKTIAFYNLENLFDTINDPTKNDEASPIMEIKGNRSKIYEKKLNNMAKVLSEIGVKEAKNSPVIIGVAEIENHKVLEDLVNTSYLKNKKYSIIQYDSPDLRGIDVALLYQEKYFKPISHETFELKLWDENGMRIYTRDQLLVSGYLDNELIYIIVNHWPSRRGGEKKSRSKREKAAYLNTQIIEKIKLSNPNPKIIIMGDLNDDPTNASLKKVLKTKAVKANVKEGDIYNPMEDMFRRGQNTLVYRDNINLFDQIMISSALLTTTKDFSSYKFYKAKIFKPQYLTTQTGKYKGYPYRSFAGSNFIGGYSDHYPVYIYLIKDN, translated from the coding sequence ATGAAACGTTTTTCTTTAATATTCGCTTTTTTTCTTATAACATCATCTGCTATTTTCAGTCAGGAAAACTACCAGATTAAAACCATTGCTTTTTATAATTTAGAAAATTTGTTTGACACTATTAATGACCCCACTAAAAATGATGAAGCAAGTCCTATTATGGAAATTAAAGGAAATAGGAGTAAAATTTATGAGAAGAAACTAAATAATATGGCAAAAGTACTTTCTGAAATAGGGGTAAAAGAAGCTAAAAATAGCCCAGTTATTATTGGTGTTGCTGAAATTGAAAATCATAAAGTATTAGAAGATTTAGTAAACACTAGTTATTTGAAAAATAAGAAATATAGTATTATTCAATATGATTCTCCAGATTTAAGAGGAATTGATGTTGCTTTACTATATCAAGAAAAGTATTTTAAACCAATTTCTCATGAAACTTTTGAATTAAAATTATGGGACGAGAATGGTATGCGAATTTACACCAGAGATCAATTATTAGTGTCTGGTTATTTAGATAATGAGTTAATTTATATTATTGTAAATCACTGGCCTTCAAGAAGAGGTGGTGAGAAAAAAAGTAGATCTAAAAGAGAAAAAGCGGCCTATTTAAATACTCAAATAATTGAAAAAATTAAATTAAGCAACCCAAATCCTAAAATAATTATTATGGGCGATTTAAATGATGACCCCACCAATGCTAGCTTAAAAAAAGTGCTAAAAACAAAAGCTGTAAAGGCAAATGTAAAAGAGGGAGATATTTACAACCCAATGGAAGATATGTTTAGGCGTGGACAAAACACTTTGGTTTATAGAGATAACATCAATCTATTTGATCAAATAATGATTAGCTCAGCATTGTTAACTACAACAAAAGATTTTTCTTCTTATAAATTTTACAAAGCCAAAATTTTTAAACCTCAATATTTAACTACTCAAACTGGAAAATACAAAGGATATCCTTATAGAAGTTTTGCGGGGAGTAACTTTATTGGAGGTTATAGTGACCATTACCCTGTTTACATATATTTGATAAAAGACAACTAA
- a CDS encoding DEAD/DEAH box helicase — protein MKFTDLGIIAPILKALTAEGYTHPTPIQEQSIPILLNRNDLLGCAQTGTGKTAAFTIPILQHLFNSRDDYKGRRRIRSLIMTPTRELAIQISENITAYGKYTGIKNVVVFGGVKQLSQTKALQQGTDILVATPGRLLDLISQGFISLKDVKYFVLDEADQMLDMGFIHDIKKIIVKLPTKRQSLFFSATMPSAIIDLSSNILGNPQKITIKPKQATAEKIEQAIYFVSKPNKNKLLVHLLGERPNSSVLVFSRTKHGADKIVRILAKAQIKAAAIHGNKSQGARQRALGNFKKGELNVLIATDIAARGIDVEELSLVINFDLPNIPETYVHRIGRTGRAKSNGLALSFCNVEEKAYLKDIQKLIKQEIPVIREHSFVDDEIEETPVPKTPSKNKQKKSQHRSKSPRREGENTPKKKKWRPYSKKRSS, from the coding sequence ATGAAATTTACAGACTTAGGAATTATAGCACCTATTTTAAAAGCATTAACTGCTGAAGGTTATACACACCCAACACCAATTCAGGAACAATCTATCCCTATTTTATTAAATAGAAATGATTTATTAGGTTGTGCACAAACAGGAACAGGTAAAACTGCAGCTTTTACAATTCCTATTTTACAACATCTTTTCAACAGTAGAGATGATTATAAAGGGAGACGAAGAATAAGATCGCTAATTATGACTCCAACAAGAGAATTAGCCATCCAAATTTCTGAAAATATTACAGCTTATGGTAAATACACAGGAATTAAAAATGTGGTGGTTTTTGGTGGAGTAAAACAGTTATCCCAAACAAAAGCGTTACAACAAGGTACTGATATATTAGTAGCAACACCCGGCAGGTTACTTGATTTAATTTCACAAGGTTTTATTAGTTTAAAAGATGTCAAATATTTTGTATTGGATGAAGCTGATCAAATGTTAGATATGGGGTTTATTCATGACATTAAAAAAATAATAGTCAAATTACCTACCAAAAGACAATCTCTTTTCTTCTCGGCCACCATGCCGTCTGCAATTATAGATTTATCAAGTAATATTCTTGGAAACCCTCAAAAAATAACTATTAAACCTAAGCAAGCAACTGCTGAAAAAATTGAACAAGCTATTTATTTTGTTAGTAAACCAAACAAGAATAAGTTATTAGTTCATTTATTAGGAGAGCGCCCCAATTCATCTGTGTTAGTCTTCTCGAGAACAAAACATGGAGCCGATAAAATTGTACGAATTTTAGCCAAAGCACAAATTAAAGCTGCTGCTATACACGGTAATAAATCACAAGGTGCAAGGCAGCGAGCTTTAGGAAATTTTAAAAAGGGAGAACTAAATGTGCTAATAGCAACTGATATTGCTGCAAGAGGAATTGATGTTGAAGAACTATCGTTGGTAATTAATTTTGATTTACCCAATATTCCTGAGACTTATGTGCACAGAATTGGAAGAACTGGCCGTGCAAAATCAAACGGCTTAGCACTGTCTTTTTGCAATGTTGAAGAAAAGGCATATTTAAAAGATATTCAGAAATTAATCAAGCAAGAGATTCCGGTAATACGAGAACACTCTTTTGTTGATGATGAAATTGAAGAAACTCCAGTTCCAAAAACACCTTCAAAAAATAAACAAAAAAAGTCACAACATCGCTCAAAATCTCCAAGAAGAGAAGGTGAAAATACTCCTAAGAAAAAAAAATGGAGACCTTATTCTAAAAAGCGTAGTTCTTAA
- the recJ gene encoding single-stranded-DNA-specific exonuclease RecJ, with translation MRWKLKPNPNPQIISKLAQELSIDNTLAKLLVQRGLENYNQAKAFFRPNLNDLHNPFLMKDMDLAVDRIEKAILKGENILVYGDYDVDGTTAVSLLSSYLRKIYPNIATYIPDRYNEGYGISFQGIDFAEDNAVSLIIALDCGIKAIDKVTYAKEKGIDFIICDHHRPGNKIPEAVAVLDPKRSDCGYPFKELCGCGVGFKLIQALATERNQTIGDLVEYLDLVATAIAADIVPIIGENRILAYFGLQVINTNPRNGIKALLQQVKKKQFTITDVVFIIAPRINAAGRIKHGNYAVELLTEMDLDTAIKFAAEIEKNNNDRKELDKKITKEALQQIEDTNEQQNYSTVVYAKNWHKGVIGIVASRLIETYYRPTLVFTKSGNKLAASARSVKGFDVYDALEQCAEFIEQFGGHKYAAGLTLEEKNYQNFKAKFEEVVKNTLPDELREPEISIDAEISLLEVTPKFYRILKQLEPFGPQNMKPVFLANGLRDNGYGKKVGVDETHLKLNIFEGSNQKTFNAIGFNMGNKHSLIKNGKPFKAVFNIDENHWNGNTSLQLLLKDLKEE, from the coding sequence ATGCGTTGGAAATTAAAACCAAACCCAAACCCTCAAATCATATCAAAACTTGCACAAGAATTATCAATAGATAATACATTGGCTAAATTACTTGTGCAACGCGGCTTGGAAAACTACAATCAAGCCAAAGCCTTTTTTCGCCCTAATTTAAATGATTTACACAATCCATTTTTAATGAAAGATATGGATTTGGCTGTGGATCGTATTGAAAAAGCAATACTAAAAGGTGAAAACATTTTAGTTTACGGTGATTACGATGTTGATGGTACAACAGCCGTTTCATTATTGTCTTCTTATTTAAGAAAAATTTACCCCAACATTGCCACCTATATTCCTGACAGATATAATGAAGGCTACGGTATTTCATTTCAAGGAATTGATTTTGCTGAAGACAATGCAGTTTCATTAATTATTGCGTTAGACTGTGGAATAAAAGCAATAGATAAAGTTACTTACGCTAAAGAAAAAGGAATAGATTTTATTATTTGTGACCATCATAGACCTGGAAATAAAATTCCTGAAGCTGTTGCAGTTTTAGACCCAAAACGTTCAGACTGTGGATACCCATTTAAGGAATTATGTGGTTGTGGCGTTGGATTTAAATTAATTCAAGCGTTGGCAACAGAAAGAAATCAAACAATAGGAGATTTGGTTGAATATTTAGATTTGGTAGCTACCGCCATTGCAGCAGATATTGTTCCAATAATAGGAGAAAATAGAATTTTGGCATATTTTGGGTTACAAGTTATAAATACCAATCCAAGAAATGGAATAAAGGCATTGCTTCAACAAGTAAAAAAGAAACAATTTACAATTACAGATGTTGTTTTTATTATTGCTCCACGAATTAATGCTGCTGGAAGAATTAAACATGGAAATTATGCGGTGGAATTATTAACGGAAATGGATTTAGATACGGCAATAAAATTTGCTGCTGAAATTGAAAAGAATAATAATGACAGAAAAGAACTGGATAAAAAAATAACCAAAGAAGCTTTACAACAAATAGAAGATACTAATGAGCAACAGAATTACTCAACAGTTGTATATGCAAAAAATTGGCATAAAGGTGTAATAGGTATTGTGGCTTCTAGGTTAATTGAAACATACTACCGACCAACATTAGTTTTTACAAAAAGCGGCAATAAATTAGCGGCTTCTGCACGCTCAGTTAAAGGTTTTGATGTTTATGATGCGTTAGAGCAATGTGCTGAATTTATTGAGCAATTTGGCGGACATAAATATGCAGCAGGATTAACATTGGAAGAAAAAAACTATCAAAATTTTAAAGCAAAATTTGAAGAAGTTGTAAAAAATACACTACCTGATGAATTAAGAGAACCAGAAATTTCAATTGATGCTGAAATAAGTTTATTAGAAGTAACACCAAAATTTTATCGTATTTTAAAACAACTTGAACCTTTTGGGCCTCAAAATATGAAACCTGTTTTTTTAGCAAATGGGTTGCGTGATAATGGCTACGGTAAAAAAGTAGGTGTTGATGAAACTCATTTAAAATTAAATATTTTTGAAGGTTCAAACCAAAAAACATTTAATGCTATAGGTTTTAATATGGGAAATAAACATTCGTTGATAAAAAACGGAAAGCCTTTTAAAGCTGTTTTTAATATTGATGAAAACCATTGGAATGGAAATACGTCATTACAATTACTGCTAAAAGATTTAAAAGAGGAATAA
- a CDS encoding potassium channel family protein, which produces MIENLFSKMKIIVNLTKEFIFLIVLLIVFFVIMTFFGHQKQPHLWAIALILFSITKIYFLVSHTFKKLDKLIEHNHSFNHMLFLLGAIISIIIISFAIDYLCISEIYPEAFSGISHNQPLIFRFSNLLYFSIVTFTTVGFGDITPLLPAAKLITVFEMMSAFIVIIFIISKYFKNTN; this is translated from the coding sequence ATGATTGAAAATTTATTTTCTAAAATGAAAATAATTGTTAATCTCACTAAAGAATTTATTTTTCTAATAGTTTTATTAATTGTTTTTTTTGTAATCATGACCTTTTTTGGGCATCAAAAACAACCTCACTTATGGGCAATAGCACTCATACTATTTTCAATAACAAAAATTTATTTTTTAGTATCACATACCTTTAAAAAATTAGATAAATTAATTGAGCATAATCATTCTTTCAATCATATGCTTTTTTTGCTTGGAGCCATAATTAGTATCATTATAATTTCTTTTGCAATAGATTATTTATGCATTAGTGAAATTTATCCAGAAGCATTTTCTGGTATTTCACATAACCAACCTCTAATATTTCGCTTTTCAAATTTATTATATTTTAGTATCGTAACATTTACAACCGTAGGGTTTGGAGATATTACACCTTTACTACCTGCAGCTAAACTTATTACTGTGTTTGAGATGATGTCAGCTTTTATTGTAATTATATTTATTATTTCTAAGTATTTTAAAAACACCAACTAA